The following are from one region of the Canis lupus dingo isolate Sandy chromosome 19, ASM325472v2, whole genome shotgun sequence genome:
- the CXCR4 gene encoding C-X-C chemokine receptor type 4, with translation MEELHIYPSDNYTEEDLGSGDYDSMKEPCFREENAHFNRIFLPTVYSIIFLTGIVGNGLVILVMGYQKKLRSMTDKYRLHLSVADLLFVLTLPFWAVEAVANWYFGNFLCKAVHVIYTVNLYSSVLILAFISLDRYLAIVHATNSQRPRKLLAEKVVYVGVWIPALLLTIPDFIFANVREADDRYICDRFYPNDSWLVVFQFQHIMVGLILPGIVILSCYCIIISKLSHSKGYQKRKALKTTVILILAFFACWLPYYIGISIDSFILLEIIKQGCEFEKTVHKWISITEALAFFHCCLNPILYAFLGAKFKTSAQHALTSVSRGSSLKILSKGKRGGHSSVSTESESSSFHSS, from the exons ATGGAAGAGCTCCAT ATATACCCTTCAGATAACTACACAGAAGAGGACTTGGGCTCAGGCGACTATGACTCCATGAAGGAACCCTGCTTCCGGGAGGAAAATGCTCACTTCAACCGTATCTTTCTGCCCACAGTCTACTCCATCATCTTCTTGACTGGCATAGTGGGCAATGGATTGGTCATCCTGGTCATGGGTTACCAGAAGAAACTGAGAAGCATGACAGACAAGTATAGACTGCACCTGTCTGTGGCAGACCTCCTCTTTGTCCTCACACTTCCCTTCTGGGCAGTTGAGGCTGTGGCAAACTGGTACTTCGGGAATTTCCTGTGCAAGGCGGTCCATGTCATCTATACTGTCAACCTCTATAGCAGTGTCCTCATCCTGGCCTTCATCAGTCTGGACCGGTACTTGGCTATTGTCCATGCCACCAACAGTCAGAGGCCAAGGAAGCTGTTGGCGGAAAAGGTGGTCTACGTTGGCGTCTGGATACCTGCTCTCCTGTTGACTATTCCCGATTTCATCTTTGCCAATGTCAGGGAGGCAGATGACAGGTATATCTGTGACCGCTTCTATCCCAATGACTCATGGTTGGTGGTGTTCCAGTTTCAGCACATAATGGTTGGCCTTATCCTGCCGGGTATCGTCATCCTGTCCTGCTACTGCATTATCATCTCCAAGCTGTCCCACTCGAAGGGCTACCAGAAGCGCAAGGCTCTCAAGACCACAGTCATCCTCATCCTTGCTTTCTTTGCCTGCTGGCTGCCCTACTACATTGGGATCAGCATCGATTCCTTTATCCTTCTGGAAATCATCAAGCAAGGATGTGAGTTTGAGAAAACTGTGCACAAGTGGATTTCCATCACTGAGGCCCTAGCCTTTTTCCACTGTTGCCTGAACCCCATCCTCTACGCCTTCCTTGGAGCCAAATTTAAAACCTCTGCCCAGCATGCACTCACCTCTGTGAGCAGAGGGTCCAGCCTCAAGATCCTTTCCAAAGGGAAGCGGGGAGGACATTCTTCTGTTTCAACTGAGTCGGAGTCTTCAAGTTTTCACTCCAGCTAA